Proteins co-encoded in one Planctomycetaceae bacterium genomic window:
- a CDS encoding endonuclease/exonuclease/phosphatase family protein — protein MHVVFGANIELQGGHYGNAVLSRFPVAGHRNHLLPNLDNGEQRGVLIAEIELPGQPQPLRFMATHSDHRRADAERIASAEAINALAIEHPETATLLAGDLNDTPDSEILRTFGQQWASVNQQPLPTIPVGEP, from the coding sequence ATGCACGTTGTGTTCGGAGCCAACATCGAACTGCAGGGCGGTCACTACGGCAACGCGGTGCTGTCGCGGTTTCCAGTCGCAGGCCACAGAAATCATCTGCTGCCAAATCTCGACAACGGCGAACAGCGCGGCGTGCTGATCGCGGAAATCGAACTTCCGGGGCAGCCGCAGCCGTTGCGATTTATGGCCACGCACTCAGATCATCGCCGAGCCGACGCAGAACGAATCGCGTCCGCGGAGGCGATCAACGCACTCGCGATCGAACATCCCGAAACAGCGACTCTGCTGGCCGGCGATCTGAACGACACGCCAGACAGTGAAATCCTGCGAACGTTTGGACAGCAATGGGCCAGCGTGAATCAGCAGCCTTTGCCGACAATTCCTGTCGGCGAACCATAG
- a CDS encoding lipid-A-disaccharide synthase has product MRIFFSAGEPSGDQHAAHLIQELRSRRSDFAAEGFGGPEMRKQGCSLLFELTQLAVMGFLRVVPLLAKFRRLVRQAEAHFDQSPPDAVVLIDFPGFNWWIARAARRRGIPVYYYLPPQLWAWAGWRIRRVRKWVDHVICALPFEYDWYRSRGVKTTWVGHPFFDEVAARTLDKPLMRQFQSADSQQTPTVVIGLLPGSRNHEVDRNWPLMLEVVKTVSGSVDGIRWIVANYRPEHSVTCRNLQQQAGLPETIDIQYVAGKTSEIIEAADCCLMVSGSVSLELLARRTPGVVLYRGHRIGLIASWFLMKCRFITLVNLIADREVMPEFISVGDPTRDIRSMAGHLVNWCRNRDELQHKADEMAALADRAAITGATGRVADLLERELATGNGTLPATAEAA; this is encoded by the coding sequence ATGAGAATCTTTTTTTCGGCCGGCGAACCAAGCGGCGATCAGCACGCTGCCCATTTGATTCAGGAACTGCGGTCGCGGCGAAGTGACTTTGCGGCGGAAGGTTTTGGCGGTCCGGAAATGCGGAAGCAGGGCTGTTCGCTGCTGTTTGAACTGACACAACTGGCCGTCATGGGATTCCTGCGAGTCGTCCCGCTGTTGGCGAAGTTCCGTCGACTGGTTCGGCAGGCGGAAGCTCACTTCGACCAGTCGCCGCCGGATGCCGTCGTGCTGATCGATTTTCCCGGCTTTAACTGGTGGATCGCCCGAGCCGCCAGGCGACGCGGCATTCCGGTCTACTACTATCTTCCGCCGCAGTTGTGGGCCTGGGCGGGCTGGCGAATTCGCCGCGTTCGCAAGTGGGTCGATCACGTTATTTGCGCGCTGCCGTTTGAATACGACTGGTACCGGTCGCGCGGCGTGAAGACGACGTGGGTCGGACATCCGTTCTTCGACGAAGTGGCGGCCAGAACTCTGGACAAGCCGTTGATGCGGCAGTTTCAAAGTGCCGATTCTCAGCAAACTCCCACAGTCGTCATCGGACTGTTGCCGGGGTCCCGCAATCACGAAGTTGATCGCAACTGGCCGCTGATGCTGGAGGTCGTGAAGACGGTGTCTGGTTCCGTCGACGGCATCCGCTGGATCGTCGCGAACTACCGGCCGGAGCACTCCGTCACCTGCCGGAACCTGCAGCAGCAGGCCGGCCTGCCGGAGACGATTGATATCCAATACGTCGCCGGAAAAACCTCAGAAATCATCGAAGCGGCTGATTGCTGCCTGATGGTCAGCGGATCCGTCAGCCTGGAACTGCTGGCTCGCAGGACCCCCGGAGTCGTCCTGTATCGCGGCCACCGGATCGGGCTGATCGCGTCCTGGTTTTTGATGAAGTGTCGCTTCATCACGCTTGTCAACCTGATCGCCGACCGGGAAGTCATGCCGGAGTTCATTTCTGTCGGTGATCCGACACGCGACATTCGCAGCATGGCCGGCCACCTGGTGAACTGGTGCCGAAACCGCGACGAACTTCAGCACAAAGCCGACGAAATGGCGGCGCTGGCCGACCGGGCCGCGATCACCGGAGCAACCGGACGAGTCGCCGACCTGCTGGAACGCGAACTTGCGACCGGCAACGGAACACTGCCGGCAACGGCCGAAGCGGCATAG
- a CDS encoding UvrD-helicase domain-containing protein: protein MHQLIRASAGSGKTFKLSNHFLKQLFLGNAPETILATTFTRKAAGEILGRVLMRLAGAAQDSAAAAELAEQLKPADVTQARSRQLLAGVTAELHRVRVCTLDSFFQQVARSLTLELGLPPGWSIVDDATDRDLRQQAIDAVLSQHVPKDAQRLMQMLAKGRSKRSVRDLINDTVENFYDLFLQTDQDAWQRIPKLPRLTGQELQQTIADLQECELPDRKNSADTRAADIARFESGDMEKFLTTGFAKSVFEGHCTYYKKPLPESLVESCRKLVSHAKAELLDALRQQTIATYRLIERFDREYARLRSEHGWLGFNDVTRTLARSHRAADGDRMNFRLDSSIRHLLLDEFQDTSPDQWSVLKRLALNIAERSTPDETKGSFFCVGDPKQAIYGWRGGVAEILDSVERTIPDIAATSQDESRRSSTAVINTVNRVFRHIDRHAGLDDYEGACRDWSSAFPEHSTVHTDRPGFVQLRTSPKFEGDNADERREPYFEWVAQQVRELHQQAPGAEIGVLTVRNATVARLVHKLTLMGVPASEEGGTAPVDSPAVLAVFSLLHLAGHPGCEVSRFHVATSPLADLAGLHTWNDDTEAAESAARIRARLMDDGYGRTLQWISNTVRPVCSQRDLLRLKQIVAEGWKFDQSPSLSPTEFVRLLEGSRLSKAEPAPVRVMTIHQSKGLEFDVVVLPELDGARDLFRSPKAAVGGPGGDAPPDSVCLWRKKELRPLLPEALRRAFEQTTERDVREALCKLYVALTRAVHALHMLVPPVEKGKSPKTFAGLLLAALCDDDSDGENEVLYETGDEFWFNNNPKFGQPRPHDAIRPDPALAAPKIRLQPMPGGRIRGLRREAPSKHEPDRLYISSRSGKSDGIPEESGWQRPDAADSRTTAIDPRTKGTLFHAWFEAILWLDEATLPEDGAWYAIAESNGIDKATTDLLLPDFLRILKQSEVRQTLSRSAALARAPFAELSGGIRGGQYELSVENERSFVFRRSGAIVQGTIDRLVLLSKNGRPAAAEIIDFKTDRLFGDSAIWAADRIAHYGPQLDVYREAVAHCFRVDPDAIVSRLLLLEADVLATTNVHSAR from the coding sequence ATGCATCAGCTTATCCGAGCCTCCGCCGGCAGCGGCAAGACGTTCAAGCTGTCGAATCATTTTCTGAAGCAGTTGTTTCTCGGCAACGCTCCGGAAACGATTCTGGCCACGACGTTCACGCGCAAGGCGGCCGGTGAAATTCTGGGACGCGTCCTGATGCGACTTGCCGGCGCCGCTCAGGATTCCGCTGCCGCGGCGGAACTGGCAGAGCAACTGAAGCCCGCCGATGTCACTCAGGCCAGGTCCCGGCAACTTCTGGCAGGCGTGACCGCGGAACTGCATCGCGTCCGAGTCTGCACGCTGGACAGCTTCTTTCAGCAGGTCGCGCGAAGCCTGACTCTGGAACTGGGCCTGCCGCCGGGATGGAGCATCGTCGACGACGCGACCGACCGCGACCTTCGCCAGCAGGCAATCGACGCGGTGCTTTCGCAACACGTGCCGAAGGACGCTCAGCGGTTGATGCAGATGCTGGCGAAAGGTCGCAGCAAGCGCAGTGTCCGCGATCTCATCAACGATACAGTCGAGAATTTCTACGACCTCTTTCTGCAGACAGACCAGGATGCCTGGCAGCGCATTCCCAAACTTCCGCGACTCACCGGGCAGGAACTTCAGCAGACGATCGCAGACCTGCAGGAATGCGAACTTCCCGATCGCAAAAATTCCGCCGACACGCGAGCTGCCGACATCGCACGATTCGAATCAGGCGACATGGAAAAGTTCCTGACGACCGGATTTGCGAAGTCCGTCTTCGAGGGACACTGCACCTACTACAAGAAGCCCCTGCCGGAAAGCCTCGTCGAATCCTGCCGCAAGCTGGTCTCGCACGCGAAGGCTGAACTGCTGGACGCGCTCCGCCAGCAGACAATTGCCACGTATCGCCTGATCGAACGATTTGACCGCGAATACGCTCGGCTGCGATCCGAACACGGCTGGCTGGGATTCAACGACGTCACGCGCACGCTCGCCCGTTCCCACCGAGCGGCCGACGGAGACCGCATGAATTTCCGGCTCGACAGTTCGATCCGGCATCTGCTGCTGGACGAGTTTCAGGACACGTCGCCCGATCAGTGGAGTGTCCTGAAACGCCTGGCACTGAATATCGCCGAACGCTCGACGCCGGATGAAACCAAAGGCAGCTTCTTCTGCGTGGGCGATCCGAAACAGGCGATCTATGGCTGGCGCGGCGGTGTGGCTGAGATTCTGGATTCCGTGGAACGCACAATCCCCGACATCGCAGCCACGTCGCAGGACGAAAGTCGCCGATCTTCCACCGCGGTCATTAACACGGTCAACCGCGTGTTTCGCCACATCGACAGGCACGCCGGCCTGGACGACTACGAAGGAGCCTGCCGCGACTGGTCAAGTGCGTTCCCGGAACACTCGACTGTCCACACGGATCGGCCAGGCTTCGTTCAGTTGCGAACGTCGCCGAAGTTCGAAGGCGACAACGCCGACGAACGCCGCGAACCATATTTCGAATGGGTGGCGCAGCAGGTCAGGGAACTGCATCAACAGGCTCCGGGCGCGGAGATCGGCGTCCTGACAGTCAGAAACGCAACCGTCGCGCGGCTGGTTCACAAATTGACGCTGATGGGAGTTCCGGCCAGTGAGGAAGGCGGCACGGCTCCCGTCGACAGCCCCGCCGTGCTGGCCGTGTTTTCGCTGCTGCACCTGGCCGGACATCCCGGCTGTGAGGTGTCCCGGTTTCATGTCGCCACCTCACCGCTCGCGGACTTGGCAGGACTGCACACCTGGAACGACGACACAGAAGCAGCCGAATCGGCAGCGCGCATTCGAGCCCGTCTGATGGACGACGGGTACGGCCGCACTCTGCAGTGGATTTCCAATACCGTTCGACCCGTGTGCAGTCAGAGGGACCTGCTGCGGCTGAAACAGATCGTTGCTGAAGGCTGGAAGTTCGACCAATCACCGTCGCTGAGCCCGACGGAATTCGTCCGTCTGCTGGAAGGCAGCCGGCTGAGCAAAGCCGAACCGGCTCCGGTGCGAGTGATGACGATTCACCAAAGCAAGGGCCTGGAATTTGATGTCGTCGTGCTGCCGGAACTGGATGGCGCAAGAGATCTGTTTCGTTCGCCGAAGGCTGCGGTCGGCGGACCGGGAGGCGACGCGCCGCCGGACAGCGTTTGCCTGTGGCGAAAAAAGGAGCTGCGCCCGCTGCTGCCCGAAGCTCTGCGGCGGGCATTTGAACAGACGACCGAACGAGACGTCCGCGAAGCACTGTGCAAGCTTTACGTCGCGCTCACGCGAGCCGTCCACGCGCTGCACATGCTGGTACCGCCGGTCGAAAAGGGAAAGTCGCCCAAAACTTTCGCGGGGCTGCTGCTGGCGGCTTTGTGCGATGACGATTCGGATGGTGAAAATGAAGTCCTTTACGAAACCGGCGACGAATTCTGGTTCAACAACAACCCGAAATTCGGGCAGCCGCGACCGCATGACGCGATCCGGCCCGATCCCGCGCTCGCGGCGCCGAAGATCAGGCTTCAACCGATGCCCGGCGGCCGAATTCGCGGGCTGCGACGCGAGGCTCCTTCGAAACACGAACCGGATCGGCTGTACATCAGCTCGCGTTCCGGCAAGTCCGACGGAATTCCTGAAGAATCCGGCTGGCAGCGACCCGATGCCGCAGATTCCCGGACGACCGCGATCGATCCACGGACGAAAGGCACGTTGTTTCACGCATGGTTCGAAGCAATTCTGTGGCTGGACGAAGCGACGCTGCCCGAAGACGGCGCCTGGTACGCAATCGCCGAATCGAATGGCATCGACAAAGCCACGACCGACCTGCTGCTACCGGACTTCCTGCGAATTTTGAAACAGTCCGAAGTGCGACAGACTCTGAGCCGTTCCGCCGCATTAGCGCGAGCACCATTCGCCGAACTGTCGGGCGGGATCCGCGGCGGACAGTACGAATTGAGCGTTGAGAACGAACGCTCGTTTGTCTTCCGCCGCAGCGGAGCCATCGTTCAGGGCACGATTGATCGCCTGGTGCTTCTCAGCAAGAACGGCAGGCCCGCTGCCGCAGAAATCATCGACTTCAAGACAGACCGACTGTTCGGTGACTCCGCCATCTGGGCCGCCGACAGAATCGCACACTACGGCCCGCAGCTTGACGTCTATCGCGAAGCAGTCGCTCATTGCTTCCGCGTCGATCCGGACGCCATCGTTTCTCGACTGCTGTTGCTTGAGGCCGACGTTCTGGCAACAACGAATGTCCATTCCGCGCGGTAA
- a CDS encoding c-type cytochrome, with product MPDFLRQIRDEATATLSTAEREVLGDLLQPGSQNEPAALTVERPFVRKWTLDELTDEITGTSHQPDTEHGRRLFSEALCLSCHRMNGSGAVVGPDLTSVANRFGRRDLLTSIVSPSSVVAEKYRNMQVVTTSGKVISGRILTGGDYRSTTLRIATDPLRPSQLVEITKAEIESYEPSQTSPMPEGLLNTLSARDVMDLLAFLQSAGR from the coding sequence ATGCCTGATTTTCTGCGGCAGATTCGCGATGAAGCCACGGCGACGCTCAGCACCGCCGAACGGGAGGTCCTTGGTGACCTGCTGCAACCGGGTTCGCAGAATGAACCTGCGGCACTGACCGTCGAACGGCCGTTTGTCCGCAAGTGGACTCTGGATGAACTGACTGACGAAATCACCGGCACGAGTCATCAACCGGACACGGAACACGGTCGCCGGCTGTTTTCCGAAGCACTGTGCTTGTCATGCCATCGCATGAACGGCTCCGGAGCTGTCGTTGGCCCGGACCTGACATCGGTTGCTAATCGTTTCGGGCGCCGTGACCTGTTGACGTCGATCGTGTCACCGTCCAGCGTCGTCGCGGAAAAGTACCGCAACATGCAGGTGGTAACGACCAGCGGCAAAGTGATCTCCGGCCGAATTCTGACGGGCGGCGACTATCGTTCGACAACGCTGCGAATCGCCACGGACCCGCTGCGGCCATCGCAGTTGGTCGAAATCACCAAAGCGGAGATCGAAAGCTATGAACCATCGCAAACCTCACCCATGCCCGAAGGTCTTCTGAATACGCTTTCCGCCAGGGACGTGATGGATCTGCTGGCGTTTTTGCAATCTGCGGGAAGATGA
- a CDS encoding type II toxin-antitoxin system RelE/ParE family toxin: MSRYRLSRQADDDLEAIADWIARQNPAAADKVLDALLGSIRNLARNHGSGSLRDDLRPGLRIFPAKRPAQNYVICYYEIPDGIEVSTVLHSRRDWIGLFERGNR, translated from the coding sequence ATGAGCAGGTATCGACTCTCGCGACAGGCTGACGACGACCTTGAGGCAATTGCCGATTGGATTGCCCGGCAGAACCCAGCCGCGGCGGACAAAGTGCTTGATGCTCTCTTGGGAAGCATCCGAAACCTCGCAAGGAACCATGGAAGCGGATCGTTGCGCGACGACCTGCGACCCGGGCTTCGAATCTTTCCCGCCAAGCGGCCAGCCCAGAACTACGTGATTTGCTACTACGAAATTCCGGACGGGATTGAAGTGTCAACCGTCCTGCACAGCCGGCGCGACTGGATCGGGCTGTTCGAACGAGGCAATCGGTAG
- a CDS encoding PQQ-binding-like beta-propeller repeat protein, producing the protein MTRRRRLLIIACILLSARAACAVAQPAEDVAEDRQRRQIIQLMQATQQLISDSNWLQAADAFDAAWAEVSRGEDLLLSLNASATEELRPGQHEVLAGARAKLEELWRTAPEAFRQQYSAQQQPTATTQLQQAMATGDPGMLQEAVIRFQYTAAASQAARTLIGLYVSRGEFLEAALETGRLQRLSSGANDRNRLQWDLIRYWWLAGLEEEAVDSLRHLLRSDSTEKFVAGYQAIPRPVAGTDLRDWLAGQLKSPRRVRPETWQQSFGNYRRTQVHSAGPAELTSAWSASAYSCEMTDELNPLLEAASAQVRTIAMRELAEGNSIASTAVPIATDDLIVYRAVTNIHARNRHTGELVWESGLVDRQLTALANHLRRLGPASDSDQQRRALLLGPQLFNHWARANAGGQLTTDGTFVFAVEEVTAATLQIDPDNRSSAGQTHPVNYLRAYELATGRLRGQAGGSLNGGDGGPVNPLAGMYFLGAPLVMGERIYVLSENDQGIYLLQLQAKPRPGQVAGQPPGELDLRPVQSQLLSIPQFDLEVHPLRKYSGVIPSFAQGLLICSTCDERVIAVSAEDHSVRWVYRYRGNVAMPELGVFPVIGNAINQRDSMMADQIAGWLDSLPRIAAERILLTPRDSDRLICLDLHSGMELWTRPRGAMRAIAAVTENTIVLTGPTGAEAIRLEDGASLWRTELDGDIVCGQAATNGRIIQVPTSAPAIESIDIESGRRLLTQSLGGEALPGNLLGVDGDLFSQSLRDVRRFAIPDEAASTPLLAARELLLQQNVNQAENVLADALAGSTPPSPGTDHDAERQLLIDTLLESLRLDYRGNAEKVPRVRQLIAESSPPKEQVAALVQSMLGMNPVDAAVLPAQWQQINRTRRQLDWLRDTAAQGLLEQSGLPIGELAEHILQQFDDAYVARDRDVATGPIICQADRRVAKVIHQVIARHSDRSKPVGAELRAALVNALTEPLRQRIRNASSPAETYWWCQICLQTGLAPAIAPVFAHEQETLPAETALLVRTHLLADSIDSGDSIAARRAVVSLLDLWRQNGMLHSVRTLFEQSRGGAERIRPAADRPESGSVLRRLRLPYDQATRTAAAEWRDDYADDLAEEHRPWNGRPRVTESPARTAVAGRDPRIGAAGRNLPLFGSAGAFPGWAFVQPVAENSVQAYDEVGRLRWQFEPQIVFNDQARRYFQSYNTVSERYLLACGHLLAVKLQHMLFVLDCSTASGESPPTVLWELNLSTELERATDRQGFDDAWQRTEQYDIQPAGLFPVGPLTTNGLPLYSGRQLRVVDPLTGRRAWQVDGLPGDCTLTGTEQELCLISELSGQIEVRDMLDGSVTRRVPLPDWWTEANENSNSSIADFEIEPGTDTYWRIAVSEGRCLLFRLTSEKSSLELFSLADNSTVWQVTLPADSCFSNIAGGMVAVLSESNRLRIFDAESGETVSDLTVPDAPACRALYLRPCHERLLVLTESVDDPSYDLNPISDTNPINGWIYAIDGGGKSLLWSRRTDHELLRILTPGQQPPFTPAAPLLVLLKRPSDKLPDGSDAPTAHYAARVLDARTGEELFAEEDLGRTLNYHALRMDPQKRQIAIGFEVRNVTFDYDDTPDGDQSDPD; encoded by the coding sequence ATGACCAGACGACGCAGGTTGCTGATTATTGCGTGCATTCTGCTTTCCGCGCGAGCTGCGTGCGCTGTCGCTCAGCCCGCGGAAGACGTCGCGGAGGATCGTCAGCGGAGGCAGATCATTCAGTTGATGCAGGCGACGCAGCAACTGATATCAGACAGCAACTGGCTGCAGGCGGCGGATGCCTTCGATGCCGCCTGGGCCGAAGTCAGTCGCGGCGAAGACCTCCTGCTTAGCCTGAACGCATCGGCGACGGAGGAACTTCGGCCCGGTCAGCACGAAGTTCTCGCGGGAGCGCGAGCGAAGCTGGAAGAACTCTGGCGAACGGCTCCCGAAGCGTTTCGGCAGCAGTATTCCGCTCAGCAGCAACCAACCGCGACGACTCAGCTTCAGCAGGCGATGGCCACCGGAGATCCCGGAATGCTGCAGGAAGCCGTGATCCGATTTCAATACACGGCAGCCGCAAGTCAGGCGGCCCGAACGCTGATCGGACTATACGTCAGCCGGGGAGAATTTCTGGAAGCGGCCCTGGAAACCGGTCGTTTGCAAAGGCTGTCGAGCGGTGCGAACGATCGCAATCGGCTGCAGTGGGATCTGATCAGGTACTGGTGGCTGGCCGGGCTGGAAGAGGAAGCCGTTGACTCGCTGCGGCACCTGCTGCGATCTGATTCCACCGAGAAGTTCGTCGCCGGATATCAGGCCATTCCGCGCCCGGTCGCCGGTACCGACCTGAGAGACTGGCTGGCCGGACAGCTGAAGTCGCCGCGCCGCGTCCGGCCCGAAACCTGGCAGCAGTCGTTTGGCAACTACCGTCGCACTCAGGTGCATTCCGCAGGTCCGGCGGAGCTGACTTCTGCCTGGTCGGCGTCAGCGTATTCGTGCGAAATGACCGATGAACTGAACCCGTTGCTGGAAGCGGCTTCCGCACAGGTCAGGACGATCGCGATGCGCGAGCTGGCGGAGGGCAACAGCATCGCGTCCACGGCGGTGCCGATCGCGACGGATGACCTGATCGTGTACCGGGCGGTGACCAACATTCATGCCCGCAACCGTCATACGGGAGAGCTGGTGTGGGAATCCGGCCTGGTCGATCGGCAACTAACCGCGCTGGCCAATCACCTGCGCCGGCTGGGACCGGCCAGCGATTCGGACCAGCAGCGCCGTGCCCTGTTGCTGGGGCCGCAGTTGTTTAATCACTGGGCGCGAGCCAACGCCGGCGGGCAGTTGACAACCGACGGAACGTTCGTCTTCGCGGTCGAAGAAGTCACGGCCGCGACGCTGCAGATTGATCCGGACAACCGTTCGAGCGCCGGGCAGACGCATCCGGTGAACTATCTGCGAGCTTACGAACTGGCAACCGGAAGACTGCGCGGCCAGGCGGGAGGCAGCCTGAACGGCGGCGACGGCGGCCCCGTCAATCCTCTGGCGGGAATGTACTTTCTCGGCGCTCCGCTGGTGATGGGCGAACGAATTTATGTGCTGTCCGAGAATGATCAGGGGATCTATCTGCTGCAGCTGCAGGCAAAACCCCGCCCCGGACAGGTGGCTGGACAGCCGCCGGGTGAACTGGATCTGCGGCCGGTGCAGTCGCAGTTGCTGTCCATTCCGCAGTTCGATCTGGAAGTGCATCCGCTGCGGAAGTACAGCGGTGTCATTCCGTCGTTCGCTCAGGGCCTGCTGATCTGCAGTACCTGCGATGAGCGAGTGATCGCGGTGTCTGCGGAAGATCATTCAGTCCGGTGGGTGTATCGCTATCGCGGCAACGTCGCCATGCCCGAGCTGGGCGTCTTTCCGGTGATCGGAAACGCGATCAATCAGCGCGATTCCATGATGGCGGACCAGATTGCCGGCTGGCTGGATTCCCTGCCGCGGATCGCCGCTGAACGGATTCTGCTGACTCCGCGAGATTCGGATCGGCTGATCTGCCTGGATCTGCATTCCGGAATGGAACTCTGGACGCGGCCTCGCGGCGCGATGCGGGCAATCGCTGCGGTCACGGAGAACACGATCGTGCTGACCGGTCCCACGGGCGCGGAGGCCATTCGGCTGGAAGACGGTGCCTCGCTCTGGCGAACGGAACTTGACGGCGACATCGTCTGCGGCCAGGCAGCCACCAACGGCCGGATCATTCAAGTTCCCACGTCGGCGCCGGCGATTGAATCCATCGACATTGAATCGGGCCGCCGGCTGCTGACGCAGTCGCTTGGCGGCGAAGCTCTTCCCGGAAACCTGCTGGGCGTGGACGGCGATCTCTTTTCGCAGTCATTAAGAGACGTGCGGCGGTTCGCGATTCCTGACGAAGCTGCGTCCACGCCGCTGCTGGCGGCTCGCGAGCTGCTGCTGCAGCAGAATGTGAACCAGGCGGAGAATGTTCTTGCCGATGCGCTGGCCGGATCGACACCGCCGAGTCCCGGGACAGACCACGACGCGGAACGCCAGTTGTTAATCGACACGCTGCTGGAGTCGCTTCGGCTGGACTACCGCGGCAACGCCGAAAAGGTTCCTCGGGTCCGGCAGTTGATTGCCGAAAGTTCGCCGCCGAAGGAACAGGTGGCGGCGCTGGTGCAGTCAATGCTGGGCATGAACCCCGTCGATGCGGCCGTGCTGCCGGCTCAGTGGCAGCAGATCAATCGGACTCGGCGGCAGTTGGACTGGCTGCGCGACACGGCGGCTCAGGGATTGCTGGAACAGTCCGGTCTGCCGATCGGGGAACTCGCAGAACACATACTTCAGCAGTTCGACGATGCGTACGTCGCGCGGGATCGCGACGTCGCCACCGGTCCGATCATCTGTCAGGCGGATCGTCGAGTCGCGAAGGTCATCCATCAGGTGATCGCACGACACAGCGACCGATCGAAGCCCGTCGGTGCTGAACTTCGCGCGGCACTGGTGAATGCGCTGACGGAACCGCTGCGACAGCGAATCCGGAATGCGTCGTCGCCGGCGGAAACCTATTGGTGGTGTCAGATCTGCCTGCAGACCGGTCTGGCGCCGGCCATCGCTCCTGTGTTCGCTCACGAACAGGAAACGCTTCCGGCGGAAACAGCGCTGCTGGTCAGAACTCACCTGCTGGCGGACAGCATCGATTCCGGTGACAGCATCGCGGCGCGGCGGGCCGTTGTCAGTCTGCTGGATCTCTGGCGCCAAAACGGGATGCTGCATTCGGTCCGGACACTTTTCGAACAAAGCCGCGGCGGCGCAGAACGCATACGTCCCGCAGCCGATCGTCCCGAATCGGGATCGGTGCTGCGGCGTCTGCGGCTTCCGTACGATCAAGCGACACGCACCGCCGCAGCGGAATGGCGCGATGATTATGCCGACGACCTTGCGGAGGAACACAGACCCTGGAACGGCCGGCCGCGCGTCACGGAGTCGCCTGCGCGGACTGCCGTCGCCGGGCGCGATCCGCGAATCGGAGCGGCCGGAAGAAATCTTCCGCTGTTCGGATCGGCTGGTGCATTTCCCGGCTGGGCGTTCGTGCAGCCGGTGGCAGAAAACAGCGTCCAGGCGTACGACGAAGTGGGACGTCTGAGGTGGCAGTTCGAGCCGCAGATCGTTTTCAACGATCAGGCACGTCGCTATTTTCAGTCGTACAACACGGTGTCCGAACGTTATCTGCTGGCCTGCGGACATTTGCTGGCCGTGAAGCTGCAGCACATGTTGTTTGTGCTGGACTGTTCCACGGCCAGTGGCGAGTCGCCGCCGACCGTGCTCTGGGAATTGAATCTTTCCACCGAACTGGAACGGGCCACGGACCGCCAGGGATTTGACGACGCCTGGCAGCGAACCGAACAGTACGACATCCAGCCGGCCGGTTTGTTCCCGGTTGGTCCGCTGACGACAAACGGCCTGCCTCTTTACAGCGGACGGCAGCTTCGCGTCGTCGATCCGCTGACGGGCAGGCGCGCGTGGCAGGTCGACGGGCTTCCGGGCGACTGCACGCTTACGGGAACCGAACAGGAACTGTGCCTGATTTCTGAACTGTCCGGACAGATCGAAGTGCGCGACATGCTTGACGGGTCAGTGACTCGGCGAGTCCCGCTGCCCGACTGGTGGACCGAAGCGAACGAAAACTCAAATTCGTCCATCGCCGACTTCGAAATAGAGCCCGGCACGGATACCTACTGGCGAATCGCAGTTTCTGAAGGACGCTGTCTGCTGTTTCGGCTGACCTCGGAGAAGTCCAGTCTCGAGTTATTCAGCCTGGCCGATAACTCCACGGTCTGGCAAGTGACGCTGCCGGCGGACTCCTGCTTTTCCAATATCGCAGGCGGCATGGTGGCGGTGCTGTCGGAAAGCAATCGTCTGAGAATCTTCGATGCCGAATCCGGAGAAACGGTGTCGGACCTGACTGTTCCGGATGCTCCCGCATGTCGAGCACTCTATCTTCGGCCATGCCACGAACGGCTGCTGGTGCTGACCGAAAGCGTGGATGACCCGTCGTACGATCTGAATCCGATTTCCGACACGAATCCGATTAATGGCTGGATTTACGCGATCGACGGTGGCGGAAAATCGCTCCTGTGGTCAAGACGCACCGATCATGAACTCCTTCGAATTCTGACGCCGGGCCAGCAGCCTCCGTTCACACCCGCCGCGCCGCTGCTTGTCCTTTTGAAGCGTCCCAGCGACAAACTGCCGGACGGAAGCGATGCACCCACTGCACACTATGCAGCACGAGTGCTGGACGCCAGAACCGGTGAAGAACTGTTCGCCGAGGAAGATCTCGGCCGGACACTCAACTACCACGCTCTGAGAATGGACCCGCAGAAGCGGCAGATTGCGATTGGATTTGAGGTTCGAAACGTTACCTTTGATTACGACGACACGCCCGACGGCGATCAATCGGACCCGGACTGA